The Apodemus sylvaticus chromosome 5, mApoSyl1.1, whole genome shotgun sequence genome has a segment encoding these proteins:
- the LOC127685048 gene encoding ring finger protein-like, with translation MEEQEEGEGQVEEEEEECPICAEPYGPSEHHLTLLNCGHSLCVDCLHQLLGMTPRADLGRVCCPLCRQKTPMLEWEICQLQEELLRADGPQRQMPTASITTLHPGPWPWGPLEHRYQLRFLAGPVGGRSCLPFLPCPPSLGSWLWTLRERGPCARRLSLLSLLVLELLGLVVIFMPLVLLGVLFMLLNRSNH, from the coding sequence atggaggagcaggaagaaggtgaggggcaggtggaggaggaggaggaggaatgtcCTATCTGTGCTGAGCCTTACGGGCCTAGTGAGCACCACTTGACCCTGCTCAACTGTGGTCACAGCCTATGTGTGGACTGCCTGCACCAGCTGTTAGGCATGACCCCCAGAGCTGACCTGGGCCGAGTATGCTGTCCACTGTGTCGTCAGAAGACACCCATGCTAGAGTGGGAGATCTGTCAGCTGCAGGAGGAACTGCTTCGAGCTGATGGACCCCAGCGCCAAATGCCCACTGCATCCATCACAACCCTGCATCCTGGCCCTTGGCCCTGGGGGCCCTTAGAGCACCGCTACCAGCTGCGCTTCCTGGCAGGGCCTGTGGGAGGACGGAGCTGTCTccccttcctgccctgccctcccagCCTAGGTTCCTGGTTGTGGACACTGCGGGAACGTGGTCCCTGTGCCCGCCGCTTGTCACTGCTGAGCCTCCTGGTACTTGAACTGCTAGGGCTGGTGGTCATCTTCATGCCACTCGTGTTACTTGGGGTGCTCTTCATGCTGCTCAACCGTTCCAACCACTAA